The Zingiber officinale cultivar Zhangliang chromosome 10A, Zo_v1.1, whole genome shotgun sequence genome contains a region encoding:
- the LOC122026745 gene encoding uncharacterized protein LOC122026745 has protein sequence MALEDADMVRCAIYLLKDDALLWWEGASLSVDPNTLTWEGFKELFYSKYFTEDIRSKLTKEFMTLRQGDRSIVEFVREFDRGCYFVPLIANNPKEKLRHFIDGLRPILHRDVRVADPKEFAEAVTRALRAEQDQRDIEVNRQGKGPYLVPHQQPQQQNKRKFIEPSKVKGQQPQMRVAPKSNDYPVCPKCQRKHPGPCMVGSGKCLRRVFVMQAGEVDPDTTLITGRILIAGVATKALLDSGATHSFISDIFVDYLDIKTARLDVSYSVTVPSGEELLATCVVRDLGLELQGHTVQADLIVLPMPEFDMILGMDWLMANRVIIDFHWRSVLIRPIGMEQFAFEPGRCQQFPRMISCMQARKLLLTGSQAFLVSIIATPVVGSPSLEEVEVVREFPNVFPDNIVGTPPEREVEFSIELMPGAMPISRHHTD, from the exons ATGGCTTTGGAAGATGCTGATATGGTAAGGTGTGCTATATATCTTCTGAAGGATGATGCTTTGTTATGGTGGGAAGGAGCATCCCTATCCGTCGATCCAAATACACTTACTTGGGAGGGCTTCAAGGAGCTGTTCTACTCTAAATACTTCACCGAGGATATACGTTCAAAGTTGACTAAGGAATTCATGACATTAAGGCAGGGCGACCGTTCCATTGTTGAGTTTGTCCGAGAGTTTGATCGGGGGTGTTACTTTGTGCCCTTGATAGCTAATAATCCTAAAGAGAAACTGAGGCACTTCATTGATGGTTTGCGGCCTATCTTGCATCGTGATGTGAGGGTGGCAGACCCTAAGGAGTTTGCAGAGGCTGTGACCAGGGCCTTGAGGGCAGAGCAGGATCAGAGGGATATTGAAGTTAATAGGCAGGGCAAAGGACCATATCTGGTGCCTCACCAACAACCTCAACAACAGAATAAGAGGAAATTTATTGAGCCATCGAAAGTCAAGGGCCAGCAACCTCAGATGCGAGTTGCCCCAAAGTCTAACGATTATCCAGTATGCCCAAAGTGCCAGCGCAAACATCCAGGACCTTGCATGGTGGGATCAGGAAAGTGTTTAA GAAGGGTATTTGTGATGCAAGCTGGGGAGGTAGATCCAGACACTACTCTCATTACAG GAAGAATCCTTATAGCAGGAGTAGCTACCAAAGCCTTGTTAGATTCAGGGGCTactcattcttttatatcagacATTTTTGTGGACTATTTAGACATCAAAACGGCCAGGCTCGACGTGAGTTACTCTGTGACAGTTCCATCTGGGGAGGAGTTGTTAGCTACTTGTGTGGTCAGAGATCTTGGTCTTGAGTTGCAAGGTCATACTGTGCAAGCTGATCTCATTGTGCTACCAATGCCAGAGTTCGACATGATTCTGGGTATGGACTGGCTGATGGCGAATAGAGTAATAATTGACTTCCACTGGAGGTCGGTACTAATCCGACCAATAGGGATGGAGCAGTTTGCATTTGAGCCGGGTCGATGTCAGCAGTTTCCGCGAATGATATCTTGTATGCAGGCTAGGAAACTTCTACTCACGGGCAGCCAGGCATTCTTAGTGAGTATTATAGCGACCCCGGTAGTAGGTAGTCCATCATTGGAGGAGGTGGAAGTTGTTAGAGAATTCCCTAATGTTTTTCCCGACAATATTGTTGGTACCCCACCTGAGCGAGAAGTGGAGTTCTCTATTGAGCTTATGCCAGGTGCAATGCCAATCTCTAGGCACCATACCGACTAG